One Cupriavidus basilensis genomic window carries:
- a CDS encoding urea amidolyase associated protein UAAP2 codes for MTNAATATLRTSPLDPAHAAVRHRQPAGEPWLAEIRAGQTVRIVDLEGNQAADVLFYNRHDVAEHYSATDTLLRQGGIYLSSGSVLVSSAGRPMLTIVADTCGRHDTLGGACAAESNTVRYALQKKFMHSCRDNYLLAMAHADAGLSKRDLVPNINFFMNVPVTPEGGLCFADGISGPGKYVELRAEMDVWMLVSNCPQLNNPCNAYNPTPVEFIVWDAATAARAQIA; via the coding sequence ATGACCAACGCCGCCACCGCCACCCTGCGCACGAGCCCGCTTGACCCCGCGCATGCCGCTGTGCGCCACCGCCAGCCGGCGGGCGAACCCTGGCTCGCCGAAATCCGCGCCGGGCAGACCGTGCGCATCGTCGACCTGGAAGGCAACCAGGCCGCCGACGTGCTGTTCTACAACCGGCATGACGTGGCCGAGCACTACAGCGCCACCGATACGCTGCTGCGCCAGGGCGGCATCTACCTCAGCAGCGGCTCGGTGCTGGTTTCAAGCGCTGGCCGGCCGATGCTGACCATCGTGGCCGACACCTGCGGGCGCCATGACACGCTGGGCGGCGCCTGCGCGGCCGAGAGCAACACCGTGCGCTACGCGCTGCAGAAGAAATTCATGCACTCCTGCCGCGACAACTACCTGCTGGCGATGGCGCATGCCGATGCAGGCCTGAGCAAGCGCGACCTCGTGCCCAACATCAATTTCTTCATGAATGTGCCAGTCACGCCGGAAGGCGGCCTGTGCTTTGCCGATGGCATCTCCGGCCCGGGCAAGTATGTGGAACTGCGCGCCGAGATGGACGTCTGGATGCTGGTATCCAACTGCCCGCAGCTCAACAACCCGTGCAACGCGTACAACCCCACGCCGGTGGAGTTCATCGTGTGGGATGCCGCGACTGCTGCCCGCGCGCAGATCGCGTAA
- a CDS encoding urea amidolyase associated protein UAAP1: protein METPEQAFANPSVHAAVDAIDHWRRFAPDLPASQVAWSEVLPGGCHWSWRLSRGMALRFAALDARANCSVVLYAAHDRLERYSMPDTCKALHTAHFTRGHVLMSDMGRAMASITHDTLGWHDPFGGLLDAARLHEKYGEQRFGQHRNAMYRAGRDGLLIEIGKYGLGARDLIAPVNLFSKIAVDAHGNFTFDASQPVQGSSVELRCDMDLIVAVSTAPHPLDPRPGYAPGKVGVAAWRNGPAPADDFCRGYRPECARALHNADVFALS from the coding sequence ATGGAAACCCCTGAACAAGCCTTTGCGAACCCGTCCGTGCACGCCGCGGTGGATGCCATCGACCACTGGCGCCGCTTTGCCCCCGACCTGCCCGCCAGCCAGGTGGCCTGGAGCGAAGTCCTGCCCGGCGGCTGCCACTGGAGCTGGCGCCTGTCGCGCGGCATGGCCCTGCGCTTTGCCGCGCTGGATGCGCGCGCCAACTGCTCGGTGGTGCTCTATGCCGCGCATGACAGGCTGGAGCGCTACAGCATGCCCGACACCTGCAAAGCCCTGCACACCGCGCATTTCACGCGCGGCCATGTGTTGATGAGCGATATGGGCCGCGCCATGGCCTCGATCACGCACGACACGCTGGGCTGGCACGACCCGTTCGGCGGCCTGCTGGACGCCGCGCGCCTGCATGAAAAGTACGGCGAGCAGCGTTTCGGGCAACACCGCAATGCCATGTACCGCGCCGGCCGCGACGGGCTGCTGATCGAAATCGGCAAGTACGGCCTCGGCGCGCGTGACCTGATCGCGCCGGTCAACCTGTTCAGCAAGATCGCCGTGGACGCGCACGGCAACTTCACCTTCGATGCCAGCCAGCCGGTGCAAGGCAGCTCGGTGGAACTGCGCTGCGACATGGACCTGATCGTGGCCGTCTCCACCGCCCCGCATCCGCTGGACCCGCGCCCCGGCTACGCCCCCGGCAAGGTGGGCGTCGCGGCCTGGCGCAATGGCCCGGCCCCGGCTGACGACTTCTGCCGCGGCTACCGCCCCGAATGCGCGCGGGCATTGCACAACGCCGATGTGTTCGCGCTGTCCTGA
- a CDS encoding ABC transporter ATP-binding protein, producing MTLSPKLRVRGVWKFFGHGKPRDGTPPAALQDIHLDIANNEFVTLVGASGCGKSTLLRSLAGLEPHSAGELLCDGKPIEGPGPQRAMVFQHYSLYPWLTVIENIRFCRELKVNTCSRTSADVEAASGRADALLRLMGLCHVKDAYPGQLSGGMQQRVAIARALMSRPPVLLMDEPFGALDAQTREVMHDLILHVHRLEQSTIVFVTHDVEEAIYLGQRVVLMAPRPGRIDTVYEVPLPAARTQEMKLSSEFLNLKREVLARIRATSGMQTDFELLEQLSHAASTDLAPEPQA from the coding sequence ATGACCCTATCGCCCAAGCTGCGCGTGCGCGGCGTATGGAAATTCTTCGGCCACGGCAAGCCGCGCGACGGCACGCCCCCGGCGGCATTGCAGGACATCCACCTGGATATCGCCAACAATGAGTTCGTCACGCTGGTGGGCGCATCCGGTTGCGGCAAGTCCACGCTGCTGCGCTCACTCGCCGGCCTGGAGCCGCACAGCGCGGGCGAGTTGCTGTGCGACGGCAAGCCGATCGAAGGCCCGGGCCCGCAGCGCGCGATGGTGTTCCAGCATTACAGCCTGTACCCGTGGCTGACGGTCATCGAGAACATCCGCTTCTGCCGCGAGCTGAAGGTCAACACCTGCAGCCGGACCAGCGCCGATGTGGAAGCCGCCTCCGGCCGGGCCGATGCCTTGCTGCGCCTGATGGGGCTATGCCATGTCAAGGATGCCTACCCCGGCCAGCTGTCGGGCGGCATGCAGCAGCGCGTAGCCATTGCGCGTGCGCTGATGAGCCGCCCGCCGGTGCTGCTAATGGACGAGCCCTTCGGCGCGCTGGATGCGCAAACCCGCGAGGTCATGCACGACCTGATCCTGCACGTGCACCGGCTGGAGCAAAGCACCATCGTGTTCGTCACGCACGATGTGGAAGAAGCGATCTACCTCGGGCAACGCGTGGTCCTGATGGCGCCGCGCCCGGGACGCATCGACACCGTCTACGAGGTGCCGCTGCCGGCCGCGCGCACACAGGAGATGAAGCTCTCGTCCGAATTCCTGAACCTCAAGCGCGAGGTGCTCGCGCGCATCCGCGCCACCTCCGGCATGCAGACGGACTTCGAATTGCTCGAGCAGCTCTCGCATGCTGCATCGACCGACCTTGCGCCCGAGCCGCAGGCCTGA
- a CDS encoding ABC transporter permease, which yields MSENTARLPATARIAQVLPPSAATADATPATPAFHAKRQPWWGIRSAIPTHRTAALVSLGLLLPLVAWAWLAVSGWVEPVFMPGPFQVLQRLRGWYADEGLAGDIGISTLRVVTGWALSAVIALPLGLAIGTFRSVQALLEPLTDFVRYMPAVAFIPLVMVWVGIDEGAKIAIIFIGTFFQMVLMVAEDVRRVPMAQIEAAQTMGASRGEVIRLVIVPAAKPALLDTMRITMGWAWTYLVVAELVAASSGLGFSILKAQRFLQTDKIFAGILLIGVIGLAIDQLLRWTHRRAFPYLHARR from the coding sequence ATGAGCGAGAACACAGCACGCCTGCCCGCCACCGCGCGCATTGCCCAAGTACTGCCCCCATCGGCGGCCACGGCCGACGCCACGCCCGCCACGCCGGCATTCCACGCAAAACGCCAGCCGTGGTGGGGCATACGCAGCGCCATCCCGACGCACCGCACGGCGGCGCTGGTGAGCCTTGGCCTGCTGCTGCCGCTGGTGGCCTGGGCCTGGCTGGCTGTCAGCGGCTGGGTCGAGCCGGTCTTCATGCCCGGCCCTTTTCAGGTGCTGCAACGGCTGCGCGGCTGGTATGCCGACGAGGGCCTGGCCGGCGACATCGGCATCAGCACGCTGCGCGTGGTCACGGGCTGGGCCTTGTCCGCGGTGATCGCCCTGCCACTGGGCCTGGCGATCGGCACGTTCCGCAGCGTGCAGGCCTTGCTGGAGCCGCTGACCGATTTCGTGCGCTATATGCCGGCGGTGGCCTTTATCCCGCTGGTGATGGTGTGGGTCGGCATCGATGAGGGCGCCAAGATCGCCATCATCTTCATCGGCACGTTCTTCCAGATGGTGCTGATGGTGGCCGAGGACGTGCGCCGCGTGCCGATGGCGCAGATCGAAGCGGCCCAGACCATGGGCGCGAGCCGCGGCGAAGTGATCCGGCTGGTCATCGTCCCCGCCGCCAAGCCCGCCTTGCTCGATACGATGCGCATCACCATGGGCTGGGCCTGGACCTACCTGGTGGTGGCCGAGCTGGTCGCGGCCAGCTCGGGCCTGGGCTTCTCGATCCTGAAGGCGCAGCGCTTCTTGCAGACCGACAAGATCTTCGCCGGCATCCTGCTGATCGGCGTGATCGGCCTGGCGATCGACCAGTTGCTGCGCTGGACGCACCGGCGCGCGTTTCCCTACCTGCACGCGAGGCGCTAA
- a CDS encoding ABC transporter substrate-binding protein produces MPAFPFSRPSRRPFRRMCAGLLGAALLAVGLTGARPAKAEIKVGVSDWPGWVAWYVAEQKGFFKKHGADVKLVWFANYTDSIAALSSGQLDANSQTWSDTLGPLAKGLPLKAVLVNDNSSGNDALVVSGKIKSFADLKGKTVALEQYSISHFVLVTALARNGLKPSDVKITNLSAGDAAAAFMTGRVDAAVVWNPWIDQITRSGKGRALFTSKDMPGLIPDLLVAQEKAIRAKRRDLVGMIRAWFDTEKFIREQPAEAARIMAKVVSMKPDEYSVFLPGTKFFDVGANHGALDPAQATSLQAVTPAIAAFLLENKLIDAKPDPARGVDASLLADALK; encoded by the coding sequence ATGCCTGCATTTCCTTTTTCACGTCCTTCGCGACGCCCGTTCCGGCGTATGTGCGCCGGCCTGCTGGGCGCTGCGCTGCTTGCCGTTGGCCTCACCGGTGCGCGCCCGGCCAAGGCCGAAATCAAGGTCGGTGTCTCCGACTGGCCGGGATGGGTTGCCTGGTATGTCGCTGAGCAAAAGGGATTCTTCAAGAAGCATGGCGCGGACGTGAAGCTGGTCTGGTTCGCCAACTACACCGACTCCATCGCAGCACTCTCCTCAGGGCAACTCGACGCCAACTCCCAGACCTGGTCAGACACCCTCGGGCCGCTGGCCAAGGGACTGCCGCTCAAGGCCGTGCTGGTCAACGACAACTCCTCGGGCAACGATGCGCTGGTGGTCAGCGGCAAGATCAAGTCCTTCGCTGACCTCAAGGGCAAAACCGTTGCGCTGGAGCAGTACAGCATCTCGCACTTCGTGTTGGTCACGGCGCTGGCCAGGAACGGCCTCAAACCCTCCGACGTCAAGATCACCAACCTCTCGGCCGGCGATGCTGCCGCAGCGTTCATGACCGGCCGCGTGGACGCGGCGGTAGTCTGGAACCCGTGGATCGACCAGATCACGCGCAGCGGCAAGGGCCGCGCGTTGTTCACCTCCAAGGACATGCCGGGCCTGATCCCGGACCTGCTGGTCGCGCAAGAGAAGGCGATCCGCGCCAAGCGCCGCGACCTGGTCGGCATGATCCGCGCCTGGTTCGACACCGAGAAGTTCATCCGCGAGCAACCCGCCGAGGCGGCCAGGATCATGGCCAAGGTGGTCAGCATGAAGCCCGACGAGTACAGCGTCTTCCTGCCCGGCACGAAGTTCTTCGATGTCGGCGCGAACCATGGCGCGCTGGACCCGGCACAAGCCACCTCGCTGCAGGCCGTCACGCCGGCCATTGCAGCATTCCTGCTGGAGAACAAGCTGATCGACGCCAAGCCGGACCCGGCGCGCGGCGTCGATGCCAGCCTGCTGGCCGACGCGCTGAAGTGA
- a CDS encoding DUF6036 family nucleotidyltransferase, with translation MADNVSFHTRTALAEGLRELFKQLEQRLSLRQPLTVYLAGGMAVHLYTASRVTTDVDAEFAGRVLLPQDVLVDVVLEDGTPQVIYLDTNYNPTFALMHEDYQEDSIPVDLGLDQIQVRVLSPVDLAVSKIARLADNDREDIRALVAAGLTSADEIEERATSALGGYVGGIEMLRLNLRDTLEIAREEERIAALVAGTRERPTF, from the coding sequence ATGGCCGACAACGTCTCCTTCCACACGCGCACGGCACTTGCCGAGGGGCTTCGCGAGTTGTTCAAGCAGCTTGAACAGCGCCTTTCCCTTCGGCAACCCCTGACGGTCTATCTGGCTGGTGGGATGGCGGTGCACCTCTATACGGCAAGCCGAGTCACAACGGACGTTGACGCTGAGTTCGCTGGGCGGGTGCTGTTGCCTCAGGACGTGCTTGTGGACGTGGTCTTGGAAGATGGGACGCCTCAGGTCATCTACCTGGACACAAACTACAATCCGACGTTTGCGCTAATGCACGAGGACTACCAGGAAGACTCTATACCGGTGGACCTGGGCCTGGATCAGATTCAGGTGCGCGTGCTTTCCCCCGTGGATCTCGCTGTCAGCAAAATCGCGCGACTCGCTGATAACGATCGCGAAGACATTCGCGCACTCGTTGCAGCTGGACTGACGTCGGCAGATGAGATAGAGGAACGTGCAACAAGCGCCCTTGGCGGTTACGTAGGCGGAATCGAGATGCTACGCCTCAACCTTCGCGACACACTTGAGATAGCGCGTGAAGAGGAGCGCATCGCCGCTTTGGTGGCGGGTACGAGGGAACGTCCTACGTTCTGA
- a CDS encoding DUF6884 domain-containing protein: MWADSPQLNLFDELARGSLARSMARPLVLMACSATKLNRPAPAMDLYRGVMYETFRAHVRADAQPQVIILSARHGFIQPDAEIAPYDLRMTADRAQIMLSGLPTAMAGAVWPYQVGPVFLAGGMHYRRVMRAAVERWAHRIGAGSAPTIMETSGGIGMQRSQLGQYLDGLTSQLPRSEGRSL, translated from the coding sequence ATGTGGGCCGACTCCCCCCAACTCAACCTCTTTGACGAGCTCGCTCGCGGATCCCTCGCACGATCAATGGCTCGCCCGTTGGTGTTGATGGCCTGCTCGGCCACGAAGCTCAACCGCCCTGCCCCCGCCATGGATCTGTATCGCGGCGTCATGTATGAAACGTTTCGCGCGCACGTGCGAGCCGATGCGCAGCCCCAGGTCATCATCCTCTCCGCGCGACATGGCTTTATCCAGCCTGACGCCGAGATTGCCCCTTACGATCTCCGTATGACCGCCGATCGCGCGCAGATCATGCTCTCGGGCCTGCCAACGGCGATGGCCGGTGCGGTGTGGCCCTACCAGGTCGGCCCGGTCTTTCTCGCCGGCGGCATGCACTACCGTCGGGTGATGCGCGCAGCCGTGGAGCGGTGGGCGCATAGGATTGGTGCCGGCAGCGCGCCGACGATCATGGAAACCAGCGGCGGCATCGGGATGCAGCGCTCCCAGCTCGGCCAGTACTTGGACGGCCTAACCAGTCAACTACCCCGCTCTGAAGGGCGGAGCTTGTAA
- the iscB gene encoding RNA-guided endonuclease IscB yields MAVFVLDKSGKPLMPCSEKRARLLLVRRRARVHRVMPFTIRLVDRGQANSVLQPVRLKLDPGSKGTGVAITREVKAGGDETARDVAVLSLAELIHRGAQISLSLTARRAMRRGRRGRKTRYRAARFNNRRKPVGWLAPSLQHRVQTTMAWVRRFRALAPITAVSTELVRFDMQALQNPEISGVEYQQGELAGYEIREYLLEKWGRQCAYCDARDTPLEMEHIDARANGGSNRVSNLTLACVPCNRKKDARPLSDFLRKDPERLRRILAKAKTPLRDAAAVNSTRWALYNALKTTGLSVETGSGARTKFNRRRFDLPKTHALDAACVGVIDSVSGWQKPTLAMKCSGRGAYQRTRLTASGFPRGYLMRSKRAFGFQTGDMVRAVVPSGKKAGRHIGRVAIRATGSFNIQTAEGVVQGVSHRYCKIMQRGDGYGYSLVAQSTKESGHRGDASRRALSLTGLKADVSRAN; encoded by the coding sequence GTGGCAGTCTTTGTGTTGGATAAGAGCGGCAAGCCGCTCATGCCGTGCAGCGAGAAGCGCGCCAGATTGTTGCTCGTGCGCCGCCGCGCGCGCGTGCACCGCGTAATGCCGTTCACGATCCGCCTAGTGGATCGGGGGCAGGCGAACAGCGTCTTGCAACCGGTTCGCCTTAAACTCGATCCGGGCAGCAAGGGAACCGGCGTGGCCATCACGCGCGAGGTCAAGGCCGGCGGTGACGAGACGGCTCGGGATGTTGCCGTCCTGTCTCTCGCGGAACTGATCCACCGCGGCGCGCAGATCAGCCTGAGCCTGACCGCACGGCGGGCCATGCGACGTGGCAGGCGTGGCCGCAAGACTCGGTATCGTGCCGCTCGTTTCAATAACCGGCGCAAGCCCGTAGGCTGGTTGGCGCCAAGCCTACAACACCGTGTGCAGACCACGATGGCCTGGGTGCGCCGTTTCCGGGCGCTCGCGCCGATTACAGCCGTCAGCACCGAACTCGTCCGCTTCGACATGCAGGCGCTGCAAAACCCGGAGATCTCTGGCGTCGAGTATCAACAAGGCGAACTGGCCGGCTACGAGATCCGGGAGTACCTGCTAGAGAAATGGGGCCGGCAGTGCGCGTACTGCGATGCCCGCGATACGCCGCTGGAAATGGAGCATATCGATGCCCGGGCAAACGGTGGCTCCAACAGGGTCTCCAACCTGACGCTGGCGTGCGTGCCTTGCAATCGGAAGAAGGACGCGCGTCCGCTCTCTGATTTCCTGCGCAAGGACCCGGAGCGTCTCAGACGCATTCTGGCCAAGGCAAAGACACCGCTTCGCGACGCAGCTGCGGTCAATTCGACCCGGTGGGCTTTGTACAACGCGCTGAAGACCACGGGGCTTTCAGTGGAGACCGGGTCGGGTGCACGAACGAAGTTCAATCGCCGACGATTCGATCTGCCAAAGACGCACGCGCTGGACGCCGCGTGCGTTGGGGTGATCGACTCAGTTTCGGGATGGCAAAAGCCCACGTTGGCTATGAAGTGCTCGGGCCGCGGCGCTTACCAGCGCACGCGACTCACCGCATCCGGCTTTCCTCGCGGCTACCTCATGCGCAGCAAGCGCGCATTCGGCTTTCAGACCGGTGACATGGTGCGGGCCGTTGTGCCGTCTGGGAAGAAGGCTGGCAGGCATATTGGGCGGGTGGCGATTCGCGCCACCGGCTCCTTCAACATTCAGACCGCCGAAGGGGTCGTCCAGGGTGTCTCTCACCGCTATTGCAAGATCATGCAACGCGGCGACGGATATGGTTATTCGCTCGTAGCGCAATCCACGAAGGAGAGCGGGCACAGGGGCGACGCTTCGCGTCGCGCGCTATCCCTCACCGGCCTGAAGGCCGATGTTTCCCGCGCGAACTGA
- a CDS encoding tyrosine-type recombinase/integrase, protein MKSADTWLSNPTLAYADWQRREAAGANRRPFAARSIVQHQAMFEHFRRHLLAARTTLATFGPDHIDAFWQSPDALGYSTATRMRYLKLLDRFCRHLVAVGVRESNPANQLVRNGHWPKDEPDPIYLPEDADARLQAWVQPHDGDDLAALRSGAMVAFFLATGITAAEARTARREDLQPGTSTPYLRVPAHGARDTRTVPIGSFAVPILAEWHVRRQTLPVDGELVFSLRASGEPITDMSFGKIVRAALMAIDFEDEDLSPRVLRNTYCRRQLLAGQGQDEVSKLLGLASTRTCDRIRATIAQQL, encoded by the coding sequence ATGAAATCCGCCGACACCTGGCTCAGCAACCCCACCCTCGCCTACGCAGACTGGCAACGTCGCGAAGCCGCGGGCGCCAACAGACGCCCTTTTGCCGCCCGCTCGATCGTCCAGCATCAGGCCATGTTCGAACACTTCAGGCGTCATCTGCTGGCCGCCCGAACTACCCTGGCCACATTCGGCCCGGACCATATCGATGCCTTCTGGCAATCGCCGGACGCGCTCGGCTATAGCACCGCCACGCGCATGCGTTATCTGAAGCTGCTGGACCGGTTTTGCCGGCATCTGGTTGCCGTGGGCGTGCGCGAGAGCAACCCAGCCAATCAGCTGGTGCGGAATGGCCACTGGCCCAAGGACGAGCCGGACCCTATCTATCTGCCCGAAGACGCCGACGCCCGGCTGCAGGCGTGGGTTCAGCCGCACGACGGCGACGATCTGGCAGCCTTGCGAAGCGGTGCCATGGTGGCATTCTTCCTAGCCACCGGCATCACCGCAGCAGAAGCGCGCACGGCCAGGCGGGAGGATCTGCAGCCCGGCACTTCCACACCCTATCTGCGCGTGCCAGCTCACGGCGCACGCGACACCCGCACGGTCCCCATCGGGTCCTTCGCCGTCCCGATCCTTGCGGAATGGCACGTTCGCCGTCAGACCCTGCCGGTCGACGGCGAGCTCGTTTTCTCACTGAGGGCCAGCGGCGAGCCGATCACTGATATGAGCTTTGGCAAGATTGTGCGAGCGGCGCTCATGGCCATCGATTTCGAAGACGAAGACCTGAGCCCGCGGGTGCTGCGCAACACGTACTGCCGCCGTCAGCTACTTGCTGGCCAAGGCCAGGATGAAGTCAGCAAGCTGCTTGGGCTGGCCAGCACGCGAACCTGCGACCGAATCAGGGCCACCATCGCCCAGCAGTTGTAA
- a CDS encoding HU family DNA-binding protein: MATKAKAVVKTPAKPAAKKAAAPATKAAAPAKKAAAAAPVAKPLKETFTKASLLAHLVAQTELDAKTVKTVLAHLENTVLSAVHKKGAGEFTLPGLLKVTALQVAATKKRFGKNPFTGEDQWFAAKPATVKVKVRPLKKLKDAAL; this comes from the coding sequence ATGGCAACCAAAGCGAAAGCTGTAGTAAAGACCCCGGCCAAGCCTGCAGCCAAGAAGGCAGCAGCACCTGCCACGAAGGCGGCCGCACCGGCAAAGAAAGCCGCAGCGGCTGCGCCAGTAGCGAAGCCGCTGAAGGAAACCTTCACCAAGGCGAGCTTGCTGGCCCACCTGGTCGCCCAGACCGAGCTGGACGCCAAGACCGTCAAGACCGTGCTGGCACACCTGGAAAACACGGTCCTGAGCGCGGTGCACAAGAAGGGTGCGGGCGAGTTCACGCTCCCTGGCCTGCTCAAGGTCACTGCACTGCAAGTGGCGGCGACCAAGAAGCGTTTCGGCAAGAACCCGTTCACCGGTGAGGACCAGTGGTTCGCTGCAAAGCCCGCGACCGTCAAAGTCAAGGTCCGCCCGCTGAAGAAACTCAAGGATGCCGCGCTGTAA
- a CDS encoding SDR family oxidoreductase: protein MKTVLITGCSSGYGLETARHFLANGWKVIATMRTPRSDLLPASDNLRILPLDVTQPESIDRALEAAGPIDVLVNNAGIGLFGAFEATSMSTVREIFETNTFGVMAMCQAVIPQFRERGAGTIVNVTSSATLAPFPLVAAYTASKTAIEGFTASLEHELKAVGVRVKLVEPGYGPSTSFTANGQQRMQGLITKPYEPFAHEVFAGFGQLSAVTAATDVAEGVWDAANDTSDRLRFPAGADAVALVRVA from the coding sequence ATGAAGACTGTACTGATCACCGGCTGTTCGTCCGGCTATGGCCTGGAAACCGCACGTCACTTCCTCGCAAACGGCTGGAAGGTCATCGCCACCATGCGAACCCCCCGGTCGGACCTGCTTCCTGCCTCGGACAACCTGCGCATTCTGCCGTTGGATGTCACCCAGCCCGAGAGCATCGACCGGGCCTTGGAGGCCGCTGGCCCCATCGACGTGCTGGTGAACAATGCCGGCATCGGCCTGTTCGGTGCATTCGAAGCCACCTCGATGTCCACGGTGCGGGAGATCTTCGAGACCAACACATTCGGCGTCATGGCGATGTGTCAGGCCGTGATCCCGCAGTTCCGCGAACGCGGAGCCGGCACGATCGTCAACGTCACCTCCAGCGCGACGCTGGCCCCGTTCCCGCTGGTGGCCGCCTACACGGCCAGCAAAACCGCCATCGAAGGCTTCACGGCATCGCTGGAGCATGAACTCAAGGCGGTGGGCGTGCGGGTCAAGCTGGTCGAGCCCGGCTACGGACCTTCCACGAGCTTCACCGCTAACGGCCAGCAGCGCATGCAGGGCCTGATCACGAAGCCGTACGAGCCCTTCGCCCATGAAGTGTTCGCTGGATTCGGCCAGCTCTCCGCGGTGACGGCCGCGACGGATGTCGCCGAAGGCGTCTGGGACGCCGCCAATGACACCTCCGACCGGCTGCGTTTCCCGGCAGGTGCCGACGCCGTTGCGCTGGTGCGGGTTGCCTGA
- a CDS encoding AraC family transcriptional regulator produces MSDPLSEVVRLLHPQAVFANQISGKGNWAVRYSEFGKPSFCIMLEGSCRLAVDGHEPTTLSAGDFVLLPTTPGFTISSFVPAPPVYMDPDKVPEGPELRYGEQTGQPDMRSLGGSFVFDCADPGLLVSLLPKVVHVQGSMRLSQLVQMVGEETADGKPGNDFMRSRLAEMLLVEAMRSTTSGSAPPGLLRGLGDERLAAALKEMHAHSDQSWSVAQLAKIAALSRSSFFERFTRTVGVAPMEYLLSWRMEIAKELLRRDELSVSEIAERIGYGSTSAFSVAFTRYVGQPPSHYARAV; encoded by the coding sequence ATGAGTGACCCTCTCTCCGAAGTCGTCCGGCTGCTGCACCCGCAGGCCGTGTTCGCCAATCAGATCAGCGGCAAGGGCAATTGGGCGGTGCGCTACTCCGAGTTCGGCAAGCCCAGCTTCTGCATCATGCTGGAAGGCAGTTGTCGGTTGGCCGTGGATGGTCACGAGCCGACGACGCTCAGTGCCGGCGATTTCGTGCTGCTCCCCACGACGCCCGGCTTCACGATATCCAGCTTCGTCCCAGCGCCCCCGGTCTACATGGACCCCGACAAAGTGCCGGAGGGGCCGGAATTGCGCTATGGCGAGCAGACAGGACAACCCGACATGCGCTCATTGGGTGGTTCGTTCGTGTTCGACTGCGCCGATCCGGGCTTGCTGGTGTCGCTGCTGCCGAAAGTGGTGCACGTGCAAGGTTCGATGCGGCTGTCGCAGCTAGTGCAGATGGTGGGCGAAGAGACCGCGGATGGGAAACCAGGCAACGATTTCATGCGCTCCCGGCTGGCCGAAATGCTGCTCGTGGAGGCCATGCGTTCAACCACATCGGGAAGCGCCCCGCCGGGCCTGCTCCGTGGATTGGGCGATGAGCGATTAGCAGCCGCGTTGAAGGAGATGCATGCGCATAGTGACCAGAGCTGGTCGGTTGCCCAGCTTGCCAAGATCGCTGCGCTATCGCGGTCCAGCTTCTTTGAGCGATTCACGCGGACGGTCGGGGTCGCGCCGATGGAGTACCTGCTCTCGTGGCGGATGGAAATCGCGAAGGAGCTCCTGCGTCGTGATGAATTGTCCGTTTCGGAGATCGCCGAACGCATCGGCTACGGCTCGACCAGCGCATTCAGCGTGGCATTCACCAGGTATGTCGGACAGCCACCCAGCCACTACGCGCGCGCAGTGTAA
- a CDS encoding helix-turn-helix domain-containing protein translates to MPRPLPDPTLPSRATIKMCSHLGDRVRATRAAQGLPIDQAARTCRVSVGMLSKLENGKGVHLDYVLRALAGLGLTMLVVPTDHVPLLEQAASHAARESKAYEVGGARDLEWD, encoded by the coding sequence ATGCCGCGACCATTGCCAGATCCAACGTTGCCATCGCGCGCCACGATCAAGATGTGCTCCCATCTTGGGGATAGGGTGCGCGCGACTCGCGCCGCCCAAGGCCTACCAATCGATCAGGCCGCCCGGACGTGCAGGGTGTCCGTGGGAATGCTGTCGAAGCTAGAGAACGGAAAGGGCGTTCATCTTGACTATGTCCTCCGCGCTCTAGCTGGTTTGGGTTTGACAATGCTGGTCGTCCCGACGGATCACGTGCCTCTTCTTGAGCAAGCCGCATCTCATGCAGCGCGCGAGTCTAAGGCGTATGAAGTAGGGGGGGCGAGGGATTTGGAATGGGACTAA